One genomic region from Alteromonas pelagimontana encodes:
- a CDS encoding ThiF family adenylyltransferase: MFDYDKAFSRNIGWVTRAEQQQLKNKRVAIAGCGGVGSLHTLTLARLGVSNLNISDFDQYDVHNFNRQAGAFMSTVDKDKMTVMSSMLLDINPEMSIREFPQGIDESNVDDFLKDVDLYIDSLDFFALAARKLVFQKCYDAGIPVVTAAPLGMGTALLCFMPGKMSFEEYFRFEDKATEEEQLIQFLIGLSPAMLQRPYLVDKSAVDFKAKRGPSTAMSVTLCAGVAETYALKILLNRGEVLCAPYGLHFDAYRNTMKKTWCPKGNRGLLQKLKYKIAASIVLK, from the coding sequence GTGTTCGATTACGATAAAGCATTCTCACGAAATATTGGCTGGGTAACCCGCGCTGAACAGCAGCAGTTAAAAAATAAACGCGTTGCCATTGCTGGCTGTGGCGGAGTTGGCAGCTTACACACCCTTACCCTTGCGCGATTGGGTGTCAGCAATTTAAACATATCTGATTTTGATCAGTACGATGTGCACAACTTTAACCGTCAGGCTGGTGCGTTCATGTCTACTGTCGATAAAGACAAAATGACGGTTATGTCCTCAATGCTGCTGGACATAAACCCTGAAATGTCGATTCGTGAATTTCCCCAGGGAATCGACGAGAGCAACGTCGATGACTTTCTTAAAGACGTAGACCTTTATATAGACAGCCTGGACTTTTTTGCGCTTGCTGCGCGTAAGCTGGTGTTTCAGAAATGCTATGACGCTGGTATTCCCGTTGTTACTGCGGCTCCGTTAGGTATGGGAACAGCGCTGCTTTGTTTTATGCCAGGGAAAATGAGTTTTGAAGAATATTTTCGCTTCGAAGACAAAGCCACCGAGGAAGAACAGCTTATCCAGTTTTTAATCGGGCTTTCCCCCGCTATGCTGCAACGCCCGTATCTGGTGGATAAATCAGCAGTAGACTTTAAAGCGAAACGAGGCCCCTCCACTGCCATGTCGGTAACGTTATGTGCAGGTGTTGCCGAAACTTACGCGTTAAAGATTCTGTTAAATCGTGGCGAAGTGCTTTGCGCGCCTTATGGTTTACATTTTGATGCTTACAGAAATACTATGAAAAAAACCTGGTGCCCCAAGGGAAACCGCGGGCTGCTGCAGAAATTGAAGTACAAGATAGCAGCCAGCATTGTGCTTAAATAA
- a CDS encoding S1 family peptidase: MQYLIAILAALSVVVCRPALCADFVDNVKKIKTSIVGVGVYSPMGTVSHQLSGTGFVIGDGHYVVTNHHVVTTALDKKVKSGRVVFVPKGKRAEIIPIEQIFTDEEHDIAIVKIGKALPAVNMVAADTIIDDGEDIAITGFPIGGILGLYAATHKGIVAAYTPNIIAAQNSQQLSEQFLQHIRNPFMVYQLDIVAYPGNSGSPVYLAGSGKVIAVINKVFVKETKESAITSPSGITYAVPISHVYALAKKHNIL; encoded by the coding sequence GTGCAGTACTTGATAGCGATTCTCGCTGCTTTGAGTGTTGTCGTTTGTCGACCTGCCCTTTGTGCGGACTTTGTTGATAACGTCAAAAAGATAAAAACATCGATAGTGGGAGTGGGGGTTTACTCACCCATGGGAACTGTCAGTCACCAGCTTAGCGGTACAGGGTTTGTGATAGGTGACGGACACTATGTGGTTACCAATCATCATGTGGTCACCACCGCGCTGGATAAAAAGGTGAAATCCGGCAGAGTGGTGTTTGTTCCTAAAGGTAAACGGGCCGAGATAATTCCCATTGAGCAAATCTTCACCGATGAAGAGCATGACATTGCCATCGTTAAAATTGGCAAAGCCTTACCGGCGGTGAACATGGTTGCAGCAGATACCATTATTGACGATGGCGAAGACATCGCGATTACCGGCTTTCCCATCGGCGGAATATTAGGGTTGTACGCTGCGACTCACAAAGGAATAGTGGCCGCATACACGCCAAATATCATTGCGGCCCAGAATAGCCAGCAATTATCGGAGCAGTTTCTTCAGCATATTCGCAACCCGTTTATGGTATACCAGCTGGATATAGTTGCTTACCCCGGAAACAGTGGTAGTCCGGTATATCTGGCCGGTAGCGGTAAAGTAATTGCGGTAATTAATAAAGTATTTGTTAAAGAAACCAAAGAATCGGCCATTACCAGCCCAAGCGGAATTACGTATGCAGTTCCGATTAGCCACGTTTATGCCTTGGCAAAAAAGCACAATATATTATAA
- the tviB gene encoding Vi polysaccharide biosynthesis UDP-N-acetylglucosamine C-6 dehydrogenase TviB, translating into MSVEFKKIAVIGLGYVGLPLAVAFGKHRETVGFDINKKRVEELKSNRDHTLEVSEEELKEAKLLSFTADSSLLSGCDVIIVTVPTPIDKNKQPDMTPLHKASEMIGEVITPNTTVIYESTVYPGATEEYCIPLIEKKSGLTFNKDFFAGYSPERINPGDKTHRLDSIVKVTAGSTPDIADKIDALYNEIIKVGTHKASSIKVAEAAKVIENTQRDLNIALINELAMIFERAGIDTEEVLEAAGSKWNFLPFRPGLVGGHCIGVDPYYLTHKAEELGHHPDVILAGRRINDQMGEYVVSRLVKSMLKKQIMVNGANVLLLGITFKENCPDIRNTKVVDIASELQQYNVNLDIYDPWASTEEVEEEYGLKLIDKPEAGKYDAVIAAVAHRQFKEWSSQQLRSLCKETSVVFDLKYMFEKSSVDIRL; encoded by the coding sequence ATGTCTGTAGAATTTAAAAAAATTGCTGTTATTGGATTAGGGTATGTCGGTTTGCCATTGGCAGTCGCATTCGGTAAGCATCGCGAAACTGTGGGTTTCGACATTAACAAAAAAAGGGTGGAAGAACTTAAATCTAATCGGGATCATACGCTTGAAGTGTCGGAAGAAGAGCTAAAAGAAGCAAAGTTGCTTTCCTTTACCGCCGACAGCAGCCTGTTGTCAGGGTGTGACGTGATTATTGTCACTGTGCCTACGCCTATTGATAAGAACAAGCAGCCTGACATGACACCGCTGCATAAAGCCAGTGAAATGATTGGAGAAGTGATTACCCCCAACACCACTGTCATTTATGAATCTACTGTGTACCCTGGGGCCACTGAAGAATACTGTATTCCGCTGATTGAGAAAAAATCAGGCCTTACCTTTAACAAAGACTTTTTTGCCGGTTATAGCCCCGAGCGAATCAATCCGGGTGATAAAACGCACCGGCTCGACTCCATTGTAAAAGTGACTGCCGGCAGTACGCCTGACATTGCTGACAAAATCGACGCGCTGTATAACGAAATTATTAAAGTGGGTACGCACAAAGCTTCATCTATTAAGGTGGCAGAAGCGGCCAAAGTCATTGAAAACACTCAGCGGGATCTTAACATTGCGCTTATCAATGAACTGGCGATGATTTTTGAACGTGCGGGTATTGATACCGAAGAAGTGCTGGAAGCGGCGGGCAGTAAGTGGAACTTTCTGCCATTTCGGCCCGGGCTGGTCGGCGGTCACTGTATTGGCGTAGACCCTTACTACCTTACCCATAAAGCCGAAGAATTAGGGCACCATCCAGATGTGATACTGGCCGGGCGCAGAATTAATGACCAGATGGGAGAGTATGTCGTCTCTCGATTGGTTAAAAGCATGCTGAAAAAGCAGATTATGGTCAATGGTGCCAATGTTCTGTTGCTGGGTATTACTTTTAAAGAAAACTGCCCGGATATTCGTAATACCAAAGTGGTGGATATTGCCAGCGAGTTACAGCAGTACAACGTGAACCTGGACATTTATGATCCATGGGCCAGCACTGAAGAAGTGGAAGAAGAGTACGGACTCAAGTTAATTGACAAACCTGAAGCAGGTAAATACGACGCAGTGATCGCTGCCGTGGCACATCGGCAATTTAAAGAATGGTCATCTCAGCAACTACGAAGCCTGTGTAAAGAAACCTCTGTAGTCTTTGATCTTAAATATATGTTTGAAAAATCAAGCGTTGATATACGTTTATAA
- a CDS encoding NAD-dependent epimerase → MKVLVTGAAGFIGSHVSMYLLERGDEVVGLDNLNDYYDVTLKHARLDRVKALPSADKFSFVKMSVEDKDGMEKLFKEQQFDKVVHLAAQAGVRYSLENPHAYIDSNIVGFMNILEGCRHNKVKHLVYASSSSVYGANESMPFAVEDNVDHPVSLYAASKKANELMAHTYSHLYDLPTTGLRFFTVYGPWGRPDMALFLFTKAILAGEPIKVFNHGNHRRDFTYIDDIVEGVIRTLDNTAEPNPKWTGETPAPGSSKAPWKVYNIGAQTPVHLLTYIETLEKALGKKAEKELLPLQLGDVPDTFADVQALINDTGYRPTTTIDTGIKNFVEWYKGYYNV, encoded by the coding sequence ATGAAAGTTCTGGTAACGGGAGCCGCGGGCTTCATTGGTTCGCATGTATCCATGTATCTGCTTGAGCGCGGCGACGAAGTGGTTGGTTTAGATAATCTTAACGATTATTACGACGTTACACTAAAACATGCGCGGCTGGATCGCGTCAAAGCATTACCCAGCGCCGACAAGTTCAGCTTTGTAAAAATGTCGGTTGAAGACAAAGACGGTATGGAAAAGCTGTTTAAAGAACAGCAATTTGACAAGGTAGTTCATCTGGCAGCACAAGCAGGGGTACGGTATTCACTGGAAAACCCTCATGCTTATATTGATTCCAATATTGTCGGCTTTATGAATATTCTTGAAGGCTGCCGCCACAACAAGGTTAAGCACCTGGTGTATGCATCTTCCAGTTCAGTGTATGGTGCCAACGAAAGCATGCCGTTTGCTGTTGAAGATAACGTTGACCATCCTGTTTCTTTGTATGCAGCCAGCAAAAAAGCGAACGAGCTAATGGCACATACTTACAGCCATTTATACGATTTGCCTACCACCGGCCTGCGCTTTTTCACTGTTTATGGTCCGTGGGGCAGACCAGACATGGCGCTTTTCCTGTTTACCAAAGCGATTTTAGCCGGTGAGCCAATCAAGGTATTTAACCATGGTAACCACCGCCGCGATTTCACCTACATCGACGATATTGTAGAAGGTGTTATTCGTACGCTGGACAATACCGCTGAGCCAAACCCTAAATGGACAGGTGAAACGCCTGCGCCTGGGTCGAGCAAGGCGCCGTGGAAAGTGTACAACATTGGCGCGCAAACGCCGGTTCATCTGTTAACTTATATTGAAACCCTGGAAAAAGCGCTGGGCAAAAAAGCAGAGAAAGAACTGCTGCCATTACAGCTAGGCGATGTACCTGATACTTTTGCCGATGTGCAGGCGCTGATAAATGATACCGGCTATCGTCCAACCACTACCATAGATACCGGCATTAAAAACTTTGTTGAGTGGTACAAAGGCTACTATAACGTATAA
- a CDS encoding PEP-CTERM/exosortase system-associated acyltransferase, with product MTQKRSIFDNLSKKVKKTKLGKLVTGYQQLREANYISSHFSTFLQPVLAIDEDLRESVFKIRHNVYCEELGFEPVKENGLEVDDFDKFSRHCLIRHINSDQLAGTVRIVRPLESHEQLPIEKYCLSSISRQDLNPYHFDRKNVCEISRLAVPSYFRRRQMDRFAGAATGVINQQTYSETELRCFPFIAVGLYFAAAATALESNIEHAYVMMEPRLARSMSFVGIKFEQIGPVVDYHGRRAPYYINQDLLQKNLKPGFAKMLTTIRQSIRDQLPASDITP from the coding sequence ATGACTCAAAAGCGATCCATCTTCGATAACCTTTCTAAGAAGGTGAAGAAAACCAAACTGGGAAAATTAGTTACCGGTTACCAGCAACTGCGCGAAGCTAATTATATCTCCAGTCACTTCAGCACATTTCTTCAGCCAGTATTGGCAATAGATGAAGACCTGCGAGAATCTGTATTTAAAATTCGCCACAATGTGTACTGCGAAGAGCTAGGTTTTGAGCCGGTTAAAGAGAACGGCCTTGAAGTAGACGACTTCGACAAGTTCTCGCGCCACTGTCTGATTCGGCATATCAACTCTGATCAACTCGCGGGAACGGTACGCATTGTCAGGCCGCTGGAATCTCACGAGCAATTGCCGATAGAGAAATATTGTTTATCGTCCATTAGCCGACAGGATCTCAATCCTTATCATTTTGACCGCAAAAACGTATGCGAAATTTCCCGCCTTGCCGTTCCCAGCTACTTCCGTCGTCGTCAAATGGACCGCTTTGCTGGCGCTGCAACCGGTGTAATTAACCAGCAAACCTATTCAGAAACCGAACTTCGCTGTTTTCCATTCATTGCAGTAGGTTTGTACTTCGCCGCTGCAGCGACTGCGCTTGAAAGCAACATTGAACATGCTTATGTAATGATGGAACCACGATTAGCCCGCAGTATGAGTTTTGTGGGAATAAAGTTTGAGCAAATTGGACCGGTGGTGGATTATCATGGACGCCGCGCGCCCTATTATATTAATCAGGATTTACTACAAAAAAACCTGAAGCCGGGTTTTGCCAAAATGTTAACTACCATCCGCCAATCTATTCGAGACCAGCTTCCAGCGTCAGATATCACGCCGTAA
- a CDS encoding LysR family transcriptional regulator, giving the protein MNIAKVDLNLLVYLDVLLREGSVTRAANQLSITQPAMSNGLKRLRDLFKDPLLVRTSDGMTPTQRALELQPVIRDVLSRLESSIQPETDFDPATSNRTFRIMTSDYAESTLLLELVGKLASMAPNITLDLITPSDVTFHDVEQGKVDMAINRFEELPLSFHQKVIWYDTFSCVISANHPLVNKWDLESYLSAQHIWVSKTGFGVGVGIDPNEVQKLGWVDAELTKLGKQRDIRVFTRHYHAALQIAKTQNLIATLPSKAAKIFKDDPKVVLKEPPFDIPPIALKMAWSALLHHDVGHIWLRRLISDVATSLGNS; this is encoded by the coding sequence ATGAATATTGCGAAGGTGGATCTTAACCTTTTGGTGTACCTGGATGTATTGTTAAGAGAAGGCAGTGTTACGCGGGCAGCCAATCAGCTGAGTATCACGCAGCCAGCTATGAGTAATGGCTTAAAGCGCCTGCGGGATCTCTTCAAAGATCCACTTTTGGTTCGCACCAGCGACGGCATGACGCCCACCCAACGCGCTCTGGAATTGCAGCCGGTGATCCGGGACGTGTTAAGCAGGCTCGAAAGCTCCATTCAGCCCGAAACCGACTTTGATCCCGCCACCAGCAATCGCACCTTTCGCATTATGACCAGTGACTATGCAGAAAGTACCCTGTTACTGGAACTGGTGGGTAAACTCGCGAGCATGGCACCCAACATCACCCTTGACCTTATTACGCCCAGCGACGTTACCTTTCATGACGTTGAGCAGGGAAAAGTGGATATGGCAATAAACCGTTTTGAAGAACTGCCGCTTTCGTTTCATCAAAAGGTCATCTGGTACGATACATTTAGCTGTGTTATCAGCGCCAACCATCCCCTGGTGAATAAGTGGGATCTGGAAAGTTATCTTAGCGCGCAGCACATCTGGGTAAGCAAAACCGGATTCGGTGTGGGTGTAGGAATTGATCCCAACGAAGTACAGAAACTTGGCTGGGTGGATGCAGAACTGACTAAACTCGGTAAACAGCGGGATATTCGCGTTTTCACGCGTCACTATCATGCGGCCTTACAAATTGCGAAAACGCAAAACCTCATTGCTACGCTTCCCAGCAAAGCGGCTAAAATTTTTAAAGACGATCCTAAAGTTGTGCTCAAAGAGCCACCTTTTGACATACCCCCTATTGCGCTGAAAATGGCGTGGAGCGCGCTGCTTCACCATGATGTCGGGCATATTTGGTTACGACGACTGATAAGCGATGTGGCTACGTCGCTAGGAAACAGCTAA
- a CDS encoding alkaline phosphatase → MSRKLTLISLISLALTQGCAQMSGSSAANDKVATAATAPKNIIMVVADGMGPAYTTAYRNFADDPATDEIENVVFDDIFVGNASTYPAAVSGYVTDSAAAATALATGVKSYNGAIGVDANKAPVGSVLQRAKELGLRTGVAVTSQINHATPAAYMAHNESRRNYDALADSYFDDRINGQFVADVMLGGGTSYFEREDRNIVGQFIDEGYQYVDSYNKLATLPAGSKVLGLFAPVGLPAALDDERQNRLSYIAKNAVKHLENDKGFFLLIEASQVDWAGHSNDIGSAMAEMHDLALTMEYLRGYVAAHPDTLVVLTADHSTGGLTIGANGEYSWHPEYLRSMKASVATIANGMTTQSNSANYVAEQLGFSLSDEEIKQINRMAKQQDEKARETALKAFLDKKTNTGWTTGGHTGVDVEVFAFGAGSDAFAGQIDNTDIARNFFNFLNSSSAATNATAPANAKAENGSASKGCDFNDSLHCN, encoded by the coding sequence ATGTCTCGAAAACTTACGCTGATATCTTTAATAAGCCTGGCACTCACCCAAGGTTGCGCACAAATGTCTGGCAGCAGCGCTGCAAACGACAAAGTAGCGACGGCGGCGACTGCGCCAAAAAACATAATTATGGTTGTAGCTGATGGAATGGGCCCTGCCTATACTACTGCTTATCGCAATTTTGCTGACGACCCCGCCACAGATGAAATTGAAAATGTTGTTTTCGATGATATTTTTGTGGGAAATGCATCGACGTATCCTGCTGCGGTGTCCGGTTATGTAACAGATTCTGCGGCCGCAGCAACAGCGTTAGCCACTGGTGTAAAATCCTATAATGGTGCCATCGGCGTTGATGCCAACAAAGCGCCTGTAGGCTCTGTTTTACAGCGGGCAAAAGAATTGGGCTTGCGTACTGGCGTAGCGGTAACCTCGCAAATCAATCACGCCACCCCAGCCGCTTATATGGCACACAATGAAAGCCGTAGAAACTATGACGCGCTTGCAGACAGCTACTTTGATGACAGAATAAACGGTCAGTTTGTCGCAGATGTTATGTTGGGTGGCGGTACGTCCTATTTTGAGCGTGAAGATCGCAATATTGTGGGGCAGTTCATTGATGAAGGTTATCAATATGTCGATAGCTATAACAAGCTGGCCACACTACCGGCTGGCTCTAAAGTATTAGGATTATTTGCCCCTGTAGGCTTGCCTGCGGCTCTGGATGATGAGCGTCAAAACAGGCTGTCGTACATCGCCAAAAACGCCGTAAAACATCTTGAGAACGACAAAGGCTTCTTTTTGCTGATTGAAGCCAGTCAGGTAGATTGGGCGGGTCACAGCAATGACATTGGTTCTGCAATGGCGGAGATGCACGACCTTGCCCTTACCATGGAATATCTGCGTGGTTACGTGGCAGCACATCCTGATACCTTGGTTGTTCTTACCGCCGATCATAGCACGGGTGGACTGACTATTGGCGCTAACGGCGAATATTCCTGGCATCCGGAGTATTTACGCAGCATGAAAGCTTCTGTAGCCACTATTGCCAATGGCATGACTACACAGAGTAATTCTGCGAACTACGTCGCCGAGCAGCTGGGTTTTTCCTTATCTGATGAAGAGATAAAGCAAATTAACCGCATGGCGAAGCAGCAGGATGAAAAAGCGCGGGAAACGGCGTTAAAAGCCTTCTTGGATAAAAAAACCAATACCGGCTGGACCACAGGCGGCCATACAGGTGTTGACGTTGAAGTTTTTGCCTTTGGTGCGGGAAGTGATGCGTTTGCCGGTCAAATCGACAACACCGATATTGCCCGAAACTTCTTTAACTTCCTGAACAGCTCAAGCGCGGCAACGAATGCAACAGCTCCCGCCAACGCAAAAGCGGAAAATGGCTCAGCAAGTAAAGGCTGCGACTTTAATGATAGCCTGCACTGTAATTAA
- the glsB gene encoding glutaminase B has translation MQTLLNDIYTEVLPMLGQGKVANYIPALACVDPNQFGIAICDNRGEITKIGDADQEFSIQSISKVFSLIIAINNYGPELWNRVGREPSGLPFNSLVQLEYENGIPRNPFINAGALVVSDMNQSRFASPHLGMRDFVRRVSGHEDIFIDREVAESEYAHRSRNAAMAYLMKSFGNFENEVDDVLHNYFSACALRMSCVNMAKATNFLANRGYSLFSNEKVLSQDETSQVNALLATSGLYDEAGSFAFRVGLPGKSGVGGGIIAIVPGRFSICVWSPALNKMGNSLVGVAALESLTNRIGWSVY, from the coding sequence ATGCAAACGCTGCTAAACGATATTTATACTGAAGTGCTGCCTATGCTGGGGCAGGGGAAAGTAGCGAACTACATTCCCGCCCTGGCATGTGTTGACCCGAACCAGTTTGGCATCGCTATCTGCGATAATCGTGGAGAAATTACCAAAATAGGTGATGCAGACCAGGAATTCTCAATTCAGAGTATTTCAAAAGTATTCAGTTTAATTATCGCCATCAATAACTACGGGCCAGAGCTATGGAACCGTGTGGGAAGAGAGCCTTCCGGCCTGCCGTTTAATTCTCTGGTGCAACTGGAATATGAGAACGGTATCCCGCGGAACCCTTTCATTAATGCAGGCGCGCTGGTGGTAAGCGATATGAACCAGTCTCGTTTTGCTTCGCCACATTTGGGCATGCGGGACTTCGTTCGCCGTGTTTCCGGGCACGAAGATATTTTTATCGACAGAGAAGTGGCCGAATCCGAATACGCCCATCGTTCCCGCAATGCGGCCATGGCGTACCTGATGAAATCTTTTGGCAATTTTGAAAACGAAGTGGATGACGTGCTGCACAATTATTTCTCTGCCTGTGCGCTTCGCATGTCCTGTGTGAATATGGCCAAAGCCACGAACTTTCTTGCCAACAGAGGCTATAGCTTGTTTAGCAACGAGAAGGTTTTGTCACAAGATGAGACCAGTCAGGTTAACGCGCTACTGGCAACCAGCGGACTGTACGATGAAGCGGGAAGTTTTGCGTTTCGCGTGGGGTTACCGGGTAAAAGCGGTGTCGGTGGCGGCATTATTGCCATTGTTCCCGGCCGTTTTTCCATTTGTGTCTGGTCACCCGCGCTGAATAAAATGGGAAATTCTTTGGTGGGCGTAGCGGCATTGGAATCGCTTACCAATCGAATTGGCTGGTCGGTGTATTAG
- a CDS encoding lipocalin-like domain-containing protein, which yields MWIKNTLTFIALAWLIGGCTPSGEPSSEKPFFARAGEVNKDASEVSLSRPMQLPADHKSHADYRLEWWYLTANLEDSDGAFFGVQFTLFRIQNSSVQNNWENGQTWMAHASLHSQSKHWFEERFARGGVGNAAVETSPFQLYLDDWQWSASAENAPFPATLSFTVEDNATLQLSLTSEGPYVLHGNQGISQKSADASLRSYYYSQPFIELGGTINVNGKSHSVQGRGWFDHEWTSHLARQEALGWDWFSLHLDNGKKLMAFRMHVKDNPPYITASVIEESGNVTHLTSEEIALEVVANEQIGARRVPVQWHMAIPSQNIDIRIAPKKSQQWNQATFSYYEGAVSVKGNHTGEGFMELTGY from the coding sequence ATGTGGATTAAAAATACGCTGACATTTATCGCACTGGCATGGCTGATCGGCGGCTGCACGCCTTCTGGCGAACCCTCCTCAGAAAAACCCTTTTTTGCGCGTGCTGGTGAAGTTAATAAGGATGCTTCAGAAGTCAGCCTTAGCCGACCCATGCAACTACCCGCTGATCATAAAAGCCACGCGGATTATCGGCTTGAATGGTGGTATCTCACAGCCAATTTGGAAGATAGCGACGGAGCATTTTTCGGTGTCCAGTTTACTTTGTTTCGCATTCAAAATAGCAGTGTTCAAAACAACTGGGAAAATGGTCAAACCTGGATGGCTCATGCATCACTGCACAGCCAATCAAAACACTGGTTTGAAGAACGATTTGCCAGAGGCGGCGTGGGCAACGCTGCTGTTGAGACAAGCCCGTTTCAATTGTATCTGGACGACTGGCAATGGTCAGCATCTGCTGAAAATGCGCCCTTCCCTGCCACTTTAAGCTTTACAGTTGAAGATAATGCGACGCTACAGCTATCTTTAACGTCTGAGGGGCCATATGTGCTGCATGGTAACCAAGGCATCAGCCAAAAATCCGCAGATGCCAGCCTGCGCTCTTACTATTACAGCCAACCCTTTATAGAATTGGGCGGCACAATCAATGTCAACGGCAAGTCGCACAGCGTGCAGGGAAGAGGATGGTTCGATCACGAATGGACATCTCATCTGGCCAGGCAAGAAGCCCTTGGCTGGGATTGGTTTTCTCTGCATCTGGATAACGGCAAAAAGCTGATGGCCTTTCGCATGCACGTAAAAGATAATCCGCCTTACATCACCGCCTCCGTAATTGAAGAAAGCGGAAATGTCACTCACCTTACCTCAGAAGAAATTGCGCTTGAGGTTGTCGCCAATGAACAAATTGGCGCCCGGCGCGTGCCGGTGCAATGGCATATGGCAATCCCTTCACAAAACATCGATATTCGCATTGCGCCAAAAAAGTCACAGCAATGGAATCAGGCCACGTTTTCTTATTACGAAGGCGCTGTCAGTGTTAAAGGAAACCATACTGGAGAAGGGTTTATGGAACTTACGGGTTATTAG